The genomic segment ACATGCTCAGGCCGTGGGTGGAGCTTCGTAGAGCGTCTTGAAGTGATCGAGTAATCCGGCAGGGGGGCCATCGATGAGCCAGCGCGGCGTGTAGTCCGACTCGACCTCGTAGGTCATGGCACGCGCCTCACCGTCGATCGCCAGCGCCGTGCCCAACCAGTCGTGATAGCTGTCCGGGTCCGACTTGTTCTTGCCGGTGCCCCAGAAGGCCTTGAACGCCTTCAGCGATTGAAGCGCCGCGTCGTTGAATGTCGAAGCGTCCCCCGCGCGGATCGCACGCATGACGTCGAGCTTGCTGACATCGAGCTTTGCCAAGCGTGGTCCGGAAATGGTCGCCACCCCCGGAGCTCCGAGTTCCTCCGTCTTAGTCGCATGGGCCTCGAACTCCTGCGAGTCCAGCCAGAAGTCTCGCAGCGCGGCGGCGAAGGGGACCTGGTAGGCATCTCGTTGGCCGGGGATGCGCGCAAACTTGCTGTGGTCGTATGTCAGGAGCGAGTCCACGGCCTCCTTCCGTCGGAGGATCTTTGCGCAGGCCACGGCGTGATACCAGTCCCTCGGAGTCGCGCCAAGCCCTGGCGTTGCCCCGGGGAGACGTAGCTGCTGGCCGCAGAGCTCCACCTCGACGTCGCCCGGAGCGTACCAAAGCTTGAACCCGGCGACCGCGTAGTCGACGGACGCGTTCAGGAACTCCCAGAAGGAGTTGACGTCGTCGATGAGGAGCATCTTGTTGGCACTTGTCCGCGTAAGGCGCGCGAGGTCACCAGGTCTACGGGAGTCCTTGCGCGCTTGGACGGCTGTGTGACCTCGAGTGTTCGAACACGTTCGCTCCCTGGCTCTTGCGAGTTCGCCTTCCGCGTAGAAGTCGTCGAGAGGGTGTCGTTTTAGGTTCAGTTTGCTCATGGTTTCGGGTGCGGATTCCCGTCCGCGTCGTAGGATTGGTCTTCGTATTGGGAGACCTTGGTTTCCTTGAGGTCGCCGTTCTTGTCGAAGGGTTGAGTGACCTTGATGTAGTCGGCGTCAGCCTTGCCTTCTCGTACGTCGGCGGCCATGTCTCGCTGCTCTGGGAGGGCGCTCGTGTCGTTCCCCTGCTTGTCCAACAGCTGATTCTTGTACTCTGGTGTGCCCTGTTCGTAGCGTTCTCCAGGGTTGTCACCTTTCCGTGAGGAACTGTTGGTGCCAGCGCCGCCCTTGCTCTCGGCGATGACGTAGTCTGGTGGCGGCGGATCGATCTTGTAGACGCTGTCGAAGGTGTTGGCACCCGAGCCTTTCTTGACTTCCGTCACCTCCGTCGGCGGTGGGAACATCTCTTTGACCGCGTGTTCGGTTGCCGCGTCGCCAAGGGCTTCCGAGTGTTCTCGCGCGGCTTGCTCGTCTTCCTTCGCCTTCTTCTCGTGTTTTGCGGCGTCCGCGTCGTGCTTCGCTGCGGCGCTCTCATCTCCCTTCTCGCGCGCCTCTTCTGCCTTCCTCTTGGATTCGGCCTCTTTGTCTCGTGACTTCTGCGCTTCGTCGAGGTGCTTCTTGCGATCTTCAGCAGCCTTCTTGGCCTTCTTGGTGCCGCCGCCCTTCATCTTCACTTCATGGTCATCGGGCAGCTTGATTTGCTTGCCGCCCGCTGGCTCATAGGGTCCTTCCTTTGCGTAGTGTGTCGGCTTGTCGCTACCGCCGGCGTTCGGGTCTTTGGCGAACTTGCCCTTCTTTGGGCCATCCGCGTGGCGCAGGCGTCCATCCTTGTCGCGATAGGTGTTCGGCGGATCCTGCCTCCCCGCCTGCTCTTTCGCGTCCCCCCCCAGGGCTTTCGACACTGGATTGCCACCATCCGCGTGGTGTCCCTCCGCCTTCAACCCCAGTGGGTCACTGACAAGCGTCGGTGACCCATTGAACCCTAGTAGGTTGTACCCTCCAGCAGTTCCGAGCGGCAGGGTTGCCTCCCCCGGCCGCTAGTGCCGAGGGAAACAGCTTGAGGTTTCAAAGAGCTAGGACGTGATGTCCTGAAATCTTGCGCGTCCGCCCCTCCCCGGCGCCGGCCGCGTCTCGCTGCCTTACGCGCGCGGGCGGAGGGGTTAGTAGATGAAGCCGAAGAGGGCGTTGTTGCGGGCGTGCGCGATGGTGATCCAATCGGAGACGCTGGAGCAGGATGGACTCCAGGTCCGCATCGTCGTGCTCGGGTGGCTGGTCCTCAGCAATGGTGCGGCGGTTCTCACTTGGTCCTCCGACCAGTGCCCGAATTAGAAAGTCGCTGGCCAGGGGTGAACGGGAAGACTCCGTGGCCGTACACCAGCTGGTCCAGCGAGAGCGCGCAGGGTGGGCGAGTAGCGCCTGGTCGGCGTCCTGGATCGTCGCCTGACGGATGGGTGAGACGGCGCCGTTGTCGAGCTCCACGCCAAAGTGCTGACAGAGCGCCTCGAAGGCGAAGATCTGCTGTTCTGCATCCCCGCGGCAAGCGCCTGCCTTGACGAGCTGCATGGCTTGCGGCCAGGTGCTGTCCGAGCAAACCTTCTCGAGGCGGTCGAGGAGCTCCGGGTCGTTGCTCCCCAGGGCGGCCTTCAGCGCCGCTTCATCGACGCTGTAGATCATGATCCCGCGTGACATGGTTAGCTCTCTCCCGTCACTTCGTAGAGCGTCTTGAAATGCTCGAGCAGGCCGGCAGGTGGTCCGTCGATCAGCCAACGCGGCGTATAGTCCGACTCGACCGCGTAGGTGAGTCCGCGGGACTCGCCGTCGATCGCAAGCGCGGTTCCGAGCCAGTCGTGATAGCTGTCCGGGTGTGACTTGTTCTTCCCGGTGCCCCAGAGCGCCTTGAACGCCTTGAGGGCGTCGAGCGCAGCCTGGTTGAAGGCGGCCTCATCAGCCGCGCGGATCGCGCGCGCGACATCCAGCTTGCTCAGATCGAGCTTCGCCAGTCGTGGGCCCGAAATGGTGGCGACCCTGGCGCGCTCTGCTCGTCGGTCTCGGTGGCGTGAGCGTCGAAGTCCGGCGAGTCGAGCCAGAAGTCCCGGAGCGCCGCGGCCAGGGAGAGCTGATATCCATCACGCTGGCCGGGAATCCGCTTGAACTTCGCGTGGTCATACGCAAGGAGCGATTGCACGGCTTCTGCGCGCCTGAGGATCTTCGCGCAGGCCACGGCGTGCCACCAGTCGCGGGGTTGCTCCGAGGCCGGGTATTGCCCCAGGGAGACGCAATGTCTGTCCGCAGAGCTCGACCTCCACTTCTCCGGGCGCGTACCAGAGCCTGAAGCCTGCAACGGCGTAGTCGACCGAGGCGCTCAGGAATCCCCAGAACGACTGGACGTCGTCGATCAGGAGCATCTTGTTGGCGCTCCTTCGCTGAAGCGGCGCCATGTCTCCGGGCCTGCGAGGGTCCTTGTGCGCCTGAACAACCGCGCGGCCTCGCCAGTTTGCCATCCAGCGCTCTCGGTCTCTCGCTACTTCGCCTTCAGCATAGAAGTCGTGGAGCGGGTGGCGTTTCAGTTTGAGTTTGGTCATGGTCTTGGATGGGGTTGCCGTCGGCGTCGTACGACTGGTCGTCATACTCGCTGACCTTGGTCTCTTGAGGTCGCCGTTCTTGTCGAACGGCTGGGTCACCTTGATGTAGTCGGCGTCCGCCTCGCCATTTCGAACGTCTAGGGCCATGTCTCGTTGTTCCTGGGGCGCGTTCACGTCCTCGCCTTGTTTCTCCAACAGCTGATTCCTGTACTCCGGCGTTCCCTGCTCGTAGCGCTCGCCTGGGTTGTCGCCTTTCCGCGAGGAGCTGTTGGTGCCGGCGCCGCCCTTGCTCTCGGCGATGACGTAGTCCGGTGGCGGCGGATTGACCTTGTAGACGTTGTCGAAGGTGTTCGCGCCCTGCCCCTTCTTGACTGGAGTCACCTCCTTGGGAGGCGGGAACATCTCCTTGACGGCGTGGTCGGTCGCGGCGTCGCCGAGCGCTTCGAGTGCTCCCGAGCAGCTTGCTCGTTCTTCTTGGCCTTGCTCTCGTGTTTCGCCGCGTCGGCGTCGTGCTTGGCGGCGGCCTCATCGTCGCCCTTCGCGTGCCTCTTCAGCCTTCTTCTTGGATTTGGCCTCCTTGTCCCGGGACTTCTGCGCTTCGTCCAGGTGCTTCTTCCGGTCCTCGGCTGCTTGCTTCGCCTTCTTGGTTGAGCCGTCCTTCAGCTTGACGTCGGCATCGTCGGGCAGCTTGATCTTCTTGCCCTCCGCGGGACCGTAGGGGCCCTCCTTCGCGTGGTGGGTTGGCTTGTCCGCGCCGCCGGCGTGCGGATCCTTTGCGAACTGCCCTTTTCCTTCTCCCGAGGCGATCCTCAGCCTGTCGTTCTTGTCGCGATAGGTGTTCGGCGGATCCTGCCTCCCCGCCTCGCATTCCTTCCGCTTCCCCGGGCTCTCAACACTCGGATCCCCCGAGTGTGCCTTCTTACCCTCCGCCTTCAACCCCAGCTGGGTCACTGACCAGCGTCGGCGCGCCCATTGAACCCTAGCAGGTTGTACCCTCCAGCAGTTCCGAGAGGATCCGGAGAGAGCCATCTTCCTAACGAATTGTCAAAGTAGCGGTACCTCGTACAACTGAGACCAGTCTCATGATCCCAGTATTGTCCTTGGAGCCTGAACGGGGACTCCAGGGGCGTCGTAGCTTCGACGTTCGCTCGCCAAACTTCAAGGGTTTCGCCCCAGGCGCTGTGGGCGGCGCTCCAGACGATGCTGCCGTCGGTTCGCAACAGCTCCTTGGGCGTCCCCAGGTGGTCGACGATGACCTGGTAGACTTGCCCGTCCTGGCTCTGGATGAACGGGACGTAGCTCGGCTCGTGTTCTCGCCCGACGACTGCGTGCCCCGCGACGTGCACGTGGACACGTTGCCAGCCGCTGCCGTGCTTCTCGCCGCACAGCTCGTCTTCGTCCCACAGGTAGGCTACCTCGTATTCCGGGCGCTGCTCCGGCGCTTCGCTGGGGTCGAGCTCTTCTCCGCTGAATAGCTTGGCCAGCACCGGAATGAGCTGCTCGGGCTTCGGCGGCGGCGGCAGCACGCGCTTGCGCACGCGGCGGCCCCAGGCGTCGTAGTCGAAGCGGACGCGGTAGCCGTCGGGGCGGCGTACTTCACGCAGCTGGTCCCAGACGTCCCACTCGAACTCCGTGGTCTCGCCGCTCTGGCGATTCCGTCGGGCAACGAGTCGGCCCAGCGCGTCGTTCTCGTAGTCGTAGTAGCCGTGGCGAATCAGCTTGTTGCCGCGATCCGTGTAGGCAATGGCGGGCGAGCCGAGCGCCTTGAACCAGTCAGGAGGCAGCGCTGGGTCAGCTGCCAGCGGGAGCTGGGCCTGCGTGGCGTCATGAGCTGCAGGCGCCGGCAAGTGGCCCCACAAGGGTTGCCCGTCAAAGGTGCGCAGGCTCGCGTCGACGCTCCCCGCGGCGTCGTAGTCGTAGTGCTCCACCAAGCGCTCGCGCTCGGCGGTATCGAGACGGTCGGCGGCGTCGTAGCGGAAACGCTGACCGCCCCAGATCGCATCGTCGGAGCGGCTCAGGCGGCCGCAGTTGTCGTAGCTGAAACGGCGCTCGCTGGCGTTCTTCCACTGGGGGTTGGGCGAGGGGGGGAGTTGGTAGCGGGCGGCGCGGTTCGGCGCCAGAGCCAAGCCGTCCGGCACGACCACCCGGCGCGCGGCGAGGTGCCCTTGCACGTCGTACTGACTGTCGATGGCGAAGGGCGCCTGGATTATCTGATGGTTGCCTTCAGGGAGCGTCTGAAGTGTTTCCGCGAGGCGACGTGCTTCGAGGCCATCGATGTTGCGCTGCACGTGGGTGCGAACCGCGACACCACCCTTCGGATGGTGCACCACTGCGCACAGGTCGCCCGCCACGTCGTACTCGTATTCTGTGCGCTCGCCGAGGGCGGTGCGGCTCTTTACTCTCCCGCGGGAGTCGTAGGCCCAGCGGAGTTCGAACTCATCAGTAGGGCCGATGCGCTCGCAGATCACGCGTCCCAACGTGTCGCGTTCGAAGTGAGTCTCGATGGTGGCCTGGGCGTCCTCAGCGGTCGCCTTCATCACGCGACCATGGGAGTCCCGCTCGAAGGTCAGCTTGCCGCTGCTGGTCGTCTCCTCCAGGACGTTGCCTAGCGGATCGTACGTGAACTCGCGATACGTACCGTCGCTGCGCTCGATGCGTTGCACCCGCCCGGCGAGGTCGTAGCTGTAGCTCAGCTTGCGACCGT from the Polyangiaceae bacterium genome contains:
- a CDS encoding immunity 49 family protein yields the protein MLLIDDVNSFWEFLNASVDYAVAGFKLWYAPGDVEVELCGQQLRLPGATPGLGATPRDWYHAVACAKILRRKEAVDSLLTYDHSKFARIPGQRDAYQVPFAAALRDFWLDSQEFEAHATKTEELGAPGVATISGPRLAKLDVSKLDVMRAIRAGDASTFNDAALQSLKAFKAFWGTGKNKSDPDSYHDWLGTALAIDGEARAMTYEVESDYTPRWLIDGPPAGLLDHFKTLYEAPPTA
- a CDS encoding immunity 49 family protein, translated to MSALPGRGAPGLLARLAGLRRSRHRDRRAERARVATISGPRLAKLDLSKLDVARAIRAADEAAFNQAALDALKAFKALWGTGKNKSHPDSYHDWLGTALAIDGESRGLTYAVESDYTPRWLIDGPPAGLLEHFKTLYEVTGES